The following proteins come from a genomic window of Gemmatimonadota bacterium:
- a CDS encoding MbcA/ParS/Xre antitoxin family protein — protein sequence METLPIPRERPEPAAVLAKAVLNAAGRLGVRARVLAEILGTSEASVSRLRYGRPLDPSSKSGELALLFIRLFRSLDALVGGDQRAAQAWLEAPNQHVGGVPAERIRSVEGLVDVVRYLDAMRGRN from the coding sequence ATGGAGACGTTGCCGATCCCGCGCGAGCGGCCGGAGCCGGCCGCAGTCCTCGCCAAGGCCGTGTTGAACGCGGCAGGGAGGCTTGGCGTCCGGGCCAGGGTCCTCGCCGAGATCCTGGGAACCTCGGAGGCGTCCGTGTCACGCCTGCGCTACGGACGCCCCCTGGATCCGAGCAGCAAATCCGGTGAGCTGGCGCTGCTCTTCATCCGGCTCTTCCGCAGCCTGGACGCGTTGGTCGGCGGCGACCAGCGGGCGGCCCAGGCCTGGCTGGAAGCACCCAATCAGCACGTGGGGGGTGTCCCCGCTGAACGGATCCGCAGCGTGGAGGGGTTGGTCGATGTCGTCCGCTATCTGGACGCGATGCGCGGGCGAAACTAG